From a region of the Pseudanabaena sp. ABRG5-3 genome:
- a CDS encoding SpoIIE family protein phosphatase, with translation MTLFKPAIALMNHLKYPQKFLLISLLFVLPLAFVMNLLLSEINSRIDFTQKEIYGNTYLRPLNQLWRHIPRRQLILQRQFYKDTQNLGGLSQSQSAELLDLQNKIEQEFNNLAEIDRYLARVVKTGEKLQEIKFSWQSLLDSQEFLEFRSHDRLIDQIDRFHIHIVDFSNLILDPDLDTYYLMDAIANKLPEMQKILYKIIQIEAEVVFKKAITNEQKQILISLISLLRNYNHEIEANLERAFNNNPRNNLRNSLSIPLRNFVVSISEINEYTYQLVNLVNQENRDAFKGSFYQQEMESTLEDSFTLWQQLVDHLDELLAYRLQGFEQRKQFILMFVAVILIAIIYLFIGFYLSVMRTVNQLDIASKQMTSNGAISIHLDSKDELSMVVRSFNNVAIALRESEEKYRSIFENSVDGIFQTTVDGKYISVNPALAKIYGYTSVEQMLEEIVDIQSQLYVDRDRRQQFQTLMNANDTITNFESQIYKRDRSKIWISENVRAIRDGNGKIIYYEGTVADITQRKLAEIALEKANQQILSLNNRLKEENLRMSSELEVTRKLQQMILPKEQELSLILGLDIAGFMEPAAEVGGDYYDVLQQHGRIKIGIGDVTGHGLESGMLMIMVQTAVRTLLQSEENDPVRFLDTLNRTIYGNVQRMSSDKNLTLALIDYEHGKLTLSGQHEELIVVRKNGTLERFDTIDLGFPIGLEEEISDFLAQKQIHLDLGDVMVLYTDGITEAENESRQLYGVDRLCEVVRQHVDESASSIRQAVIDDLRSHIGTQKIYDDITLLVLKQK, from the coding sequence ATGACGCTATTTAAACCTGCGATCGCGTTGATGAACCATCTCAAATACCCCCAAAAATTCTTGCTGATCAGCCTGCTATTTGTTTTGCCACTAGCGTTCGTGATGAACTTGCTACTGTCAGAAATCAATAGCCGCATTGACTTTACCCAAAAAGAAATCTATGGCAACACTTACCTCCGTCCTCTAAATCAACTATGGCGACATATCCCCCGTAGACAGTTAATCTTACAGCGCCAGTTCTATAAGGATACCCAGAATTTAGGTGGATTATCTCAGTCACAATCAGCAGAATTGCTAGATTTACAAAATAAGATCGAGCAGGAATTTAATAACCTTGCAGAGATTGATCGTTATTTAGCTAGAGTCGTCAAAACTGGAGAAAAACTACAAGAAATCAAGTTTTCATGGCAAAGCTTGCTAGATAGTCAGGAGTTTTTAGAATTTCGTAGTCATGATCGATTGATTGATCAAATTGATCGGTTTCATATCCATATCGTTGATTTCTCTAATTTAATTCTTGATCCCGATTTAGATACTTACTATCTAATGGATGCGATCGCCAATAAGCTGCCAGAAATGCAGAAAATTTTGTATAAGATCATACAAATAGAGGCGGAGGTCGTATTTAAAAAAGCAATTACGAATGAACAAAAGCAAATCCTAATTTCTTTGATCAGTTTACTGCGTAATTACAACCATGAGATCGAGGCAAATCTGGAACGAGCTTTTAACAATAATCCTCGTAATAATCTGCGTAATTCTTTAAGTATTCCTCTCCGTAACTTTGTAGTTAGTATTAGTGAGATTAATGAATATACATATCAATTAGTTAATTTAGTTAATCAGGAAAATAGAGATGCTTTTAAGGGCAGCTTTTATCAACAGGAGATGGAAAGTACTCTAGAGGATAGTTTTACGCTCTGGCAGCAACTGGTTGATCACTTAGATGAGCTATTAGCTTACCGCCTTCAAGGATTTGAGCAACGCAAACAATTTATCTTAATGTTTGTAGCGGTTATTTTGATCGCGATCATCTATTTATTTATTGGCTTTTATCTATCGGTAATGCGAACTGTTAATCAACTAGATATTGCCTCCAAACAAATGACTAGTAATGGTGCGATATCGATACATCTTGATAGTAAAGATGAATTATCGATGGTTGTGCGCTCGTTTAATAATGTGGCGATCGCTTTACGTGAATCTGAGGAGAAATATCGCAGCATTTTTGAAAATTCGGTTGATGGCATCTTTCAAACTACGGTTGATGGCAAATATATCAGTGTGAATCCTGCCCTAGCCAAAATTTATGGCTACACGTCAGTTGAGCAGATGCTGGAGGAAATCGTTGATATTCAGTCACAGCTTTATGTGGATCGCGATCGCCGTCAACAGTTTCAGACCTTAATGAATGCAAATGACACCATTACCAACTTTGAATCACAAATATATAAACGCGATCGCAGCAAGATCTGGATTAGTGAAAATGTACGCGCAATCCGTGATGGCAATGGCAAAATAATTTATTACGAAGGCACAGTGGCAGATATTACACAAAGAAAGCTTGCCGAAATAGCATTAGAAAAAGCTAATCAACAGATTTTATCGCTGAATAACCGCCTCAAAGAAGAGAATTTACGCATGAGTAGTGAGCTAGAAGTGACGCGAAAACTTCAGCAGATGATTTTGCCAAAAGAACAAGAACTATCCTTGATTTTAGGATTAGATATTGCAGGATTTATGGAACCTGCGGCTGAAGTGGGTGGTGATTACTATGATGTGCTGCAACAACATGGGCGGATTAAAATCGGCATTGGTGACGTTACGGGACATGGCTTAGAAAGTGGAATGCTAATGATTATGGTGCAGACCGCCGTGCGTACTCTATTACAAAGTGAAGAAAATGATCCTGTCCGTTTTTTAGACACACTCAATCGCACTATTTATGGAAATGTGCAGCGTATGTCATCGGATAAAAATTTAACGCTCGCTCTAATTGATTACGAACATGGCAAATTGACCTTAAGTGGTCAACATGAAGAACTTATTGTGGTACGCAAAAATGGAACTCTAGAACGATTTGATACAATCGATCTTGGGTTCCCCATTGGTCTAGAGGAAGAGATTTCTGATTTCCTCGCTCAAAAGCAAATTCATTTAGATTTAGGTGATGTCATGGTGCTATATACCGATGGGATTACGGAAGCAGAAAATGAATCCCGTCAACTCTATGGTGTAGATCGCTTATGTGAAGTAGTCCGTCAACATGTAGATGAATCGGCAAGTAGCATTCGGCAGGCAGTTATCGATGATTTGAGATCGCATATCGGCACACAAAAAATCTATGACGACATCACATTGCTAGTTCTCAAACAAAAATAA
- a CDS encoding M16 family metallopeptidase translates to MLSFLSRSLATVIAVVMLGNLPLWSQSFLQLGGGQAQAAQPDLVAKTPTRSPVSSKDSLTGDVVKTVLDNGLTVLTKEVNTAPVVSVQVWYRVGSQNEKLGITGISHQLEHLMFKGTKERPIQFGRLFSALGSNFNAFTSYDMTAYFGTTGSDKLEAMLKLEADRMVNTVAGEKELKSERSVVLSELDGGNNNPGTRLYRQVMLAAYPNSSYGWPVIGYRPDVENYTVEDIQNYYRTFYRPDNATLVIVGNFETQDMLKKVKEIFGAIQAPPKPKEIITIEAQQKKPKPPEPQSSKEPIRLKEPGSVPFLQAVYPNLPKTNDPDVAAVDVLDSILTSGRSSRFYQALVETGLASSVSGNSSTQIGTGWYLVSATPTEGKSLEDLDRLILEEIEKIKTQPVTTAELERAKTNMRASYILGNRDISSQAVQIGYNQTVAKDYRYSDRYLDAVEKVTIADVQRVAKQYLQSDRRVVGYFEPSVITAGAGTTPSNPHSSESFKPSSPVDPAEVAKYLPESALIAKAETPTAVQPDKFTLSNGLKVLLLRDRSTPTVTLVGEINAGAGFDTIEKAGLAGITAQNLTNGTTTKDALTLASRLENLGARLGFSAGRESVGVSAISMAKDLPIVIDQLADLLQNATFPNKEFELNLQRNLLAFKSELDNPNSLARRIFQSTLYPKGHPFNAMKTEETLKSLKREDLITFYKTFYRPDNTVLTLTGDFDPATVRSLLEEKLGKWQAKGNAPKFQFPKIQKLVKITEKQEALAGKTQAVTIIGHPSISRSDPQYYPALVLNQVLGGDTLASRLGTEIRDRLGLTYGIYSFFQAGRPPQGAFIVQMQTSGKDTQKAIAATIGLLKDVRDKGITQSEFDVAKKSLINNFATEFADPDSIANSLLSDEIYGLPVGDFYKYPQRIQSVTLEQVNRAAKELLQPDNLLIVSVVPK, encoded by the coding sequence ATGCTCTCTTTTTTGAGTCGTAGTTTAGCTACAGTGATCGCTGTAGTGATGCTTGGTAACTTGCCACTATGGTCGCAATCATTTCTACAACTAGGGGGAGGTCAAGCACAGGCTGCTCAGCCCGATCTAGTTGCCAAAACTCCGACGAGATCGCCTGTATCGTCAAAGGATTCACTCACGGGCGATGTTGTCAAAACAGTTCTAGATAATGGGTTAACAGTTCTAACTAAAGAGGTCAATACTGCTCCTGTCGTTAGCGTCCAAGTTTGGTATCGTGTGGGGTCACAAAATGAAAAACTTGGCATTACAGGTATTTCCCACCAACTTGAACACTTGATGTTTAAAGGTACAAAGGAGCGTCCAATTCAGTTTGGGCGCTTATTTAGTGCCTTAGGCAGCAACTTCAATGCCTTTACCAGTTATGACATGACTGCCTATTTCGGAACAACGGGCAGCGATAAACTGGAAGCGATGCTAAAACTGGAAGCTGATCGCATGGTGAACACGGTCGCAGGTGAAAAAGAACTCAAAAGCGAACGCAGCGTAGTTTTGTCAGAGCTAGATGGCGGTAATAACAATCCTGGAACCAGACTGTATCGTCAAGTGATGCTGGCAGCCTATCCCAATAGCTCCTATGGATGGCCCGTAATTGGCTATCGTCCTGACGTTGAGAACTATACTGTTGAAGATATTCAAAATTATTACCGTACTTTTTATCGTCCTGATAATGCCACATTAGTAATTGTGGGTAATTTTGAGACGCAAGATATGCTCAAAAAAGTGAAGGAAATCTTTGGCGCAATTCAGGCTCCACCCAAGCCTAAAGAGATTATCACGATAGAAGCACAGCAGAAAAAGCCTAAGCCGCCAGAACCACAATCTAGTAAGGAACCAATTCGCCTTAAAGAACCCGGTAGTGTGCCATTTTTGCAAGCGGTTTATCCTAATCTACCGAAAACCAATGATCCTGATGTCGCCGCAGTTGATGTGTTGGATAGCATTTTGACATCAGGTCGGAGTTCTCGCTTTTATCAAGCTCTAGTGGAAACAGGTTTAGCTAGTAGTGTCAGTGGTAATTCATCCACGCAGATTGGCACAGGCTGGTATTTGGTAAGTGCGACTCCAACGGAAGGAAAGTCTCTCGAAGATCTCGATCGCTTGATCCTTGAGGAAATTGAGAAAATAAAAACGCAGCCTGTTACAACCGCCGAACTCGAACGTGCCAAAACTAATATGCGGGCAAGCTATATTCTCGGAAATCGTGATATTAGCTCCCAAGCTGTTCAAATTGGTTACAACCAAACCGTTGCTAAGGATTATCGCTATAGTGATCGCTATCTAGATGCGGTTGAAAAAGTCACAATCGCGGATGTGCAAAGAGTCGCTAAGCAATATCTGCAAAGCGATCGCCGTGTGGTGGGATATTTTGAGCCTTCGGTGATCACGGCTGGGGCAGGTACAACTCCTAGCAACCCTCATTCATCGGAATCCTTTAAGCCTAGTTCTCCCGTTGATCCTGCGGAAGTTGCGAAGTATTTACCAGAGAGTGCTTTGATTGCCAAGGCAGAAACACCAACGGCAGTACAGCCTGACAAATTCACGCTATCCAATGGCTTGAAGGTTTTGCTATTGCGCGATCGCAGTACGCCTACGGTTACTCTCGTTGGTGAAATCAATGCAGGTGCAGGTTTTGACACGATTGAGAAAGCAGGCTTAGCAGGAATTACCGCCCAAAATCTTACCAATGGTACGACAACTAAAGATGCACTCACCCTTGCCTCCCGTTTAGAAAATCTAGGCGCGAGATTAGGATTTTCCGCAGGACGCGAAAGTGTTGGTGTTTCGGCAATTTCGATGGCAAAGGACTTACCAATTGTGATCGACCAATTAGCGGATCTGCTGCAAAATGCCACTTTCCCCAATAAGGAATTTGAACTTAACCTTCAGCGTAATTTATTAGCCTTTAAATCAGAATTAGATAACCCCAATTCGTTAGCGCGGCGCATCTTCCAATCAACGCTCTATCCCAAAGGTCATCCCTTTAATGCGATGAAAACGGAAGAGACGCTCAAATCTTTGAAGCGGGAAGATTTAATTACCTTCTATAAAACTTTTTATCGTCCTGATAATACGGTTCTCACCCTGACAGGAGACTTTGATCCTGCAACTGTAAGAAGTCTCCTAGAGGAGAAGCTGGGCAAATGGCAAGCCAAGGGCAATGCGCCTAAATTCCAATTCCCCAAAATTCAGAAGCTTGTCAAAATCACGGAGAAACAAGAAGCTCTTGCTGGTAAAACCCAAGCGGTCACAATTATTGGACATCCGAGCATCTCTCGTTCTGATCCCCAATACTATCCTGCATTAGTACTTAATCAAGTTCTCGGTGGTGATACTTTGGCTAGTCGTCTTGGAACCGAAATTCGCGATCGCCTTGGCTTGACCTATGGCATTTACAGTTTCTTCCAAGCAGGCAGACCGCCACAGGGGGCATTTATCGTCCAAATGCAAACTAGTGGTAAGGATACACAAAAGGCGATCGCGGCAACCATAGGATTGCTTAAGGATGTGCGTGATAAAGGCATCACCCAATCAGAATTTGATGTGGCAAAAAAGAGCTTGATTAATAATTTTGCGACGGAATTTGCCGATCCTGATAGCATTGCTAATTCTCTACTCAGCGATGAAATCTATGGCTTACCCGTTGGCGATTTTTACAAGTATCCCCAGCGCATTCAATCGGTAACGCTTGAACAGGTTAACCGTGCGGCAAAGGAGTTATTACAGCCTGACAACCTCTTAATTGTTTCTGTAGTTCCTAAATAA
- a CDS encoding argininosuccinate synthase has product MGRAKKVVLAYSGGVDTSVCIPYLKQEWGVEEVITLAADLGQGDELAPIKQKALDSGASVSLVRDVTKEFVTDYAFPAIKANALYENRYPLTTALARPLIAKILVEAAEEYGADAVAHGCTGKGNDQVRFDVSIAALNPDIKVLAPAREWGMSREETIAYGEKFGIPSPVKKSSPFSIDRNLLGRSIEAGPLEDAWNEPPEEIYDFTKAIADTPDEPTYTEIGFEKGLPVSLDGQALEPVELITQLNAIAGSNGYGRIDMVENRLVGIKSREIYEAPAMLVLIHAHRDLESLALPSDLAQYKRSVEETYGKIIYNGLWYSPLKAALDAFIDKSQERVTGVVRVKFHKGNATIVGRKSVNSLYDEELATYTSADQFDHKAAEGFIYVWGLPIRVWAQKTR; this is encoded by the coding sequence ATGGGTCGGGCGAAAAAAGTCGTACTTGCGTATTCGGGCGGCGTTGATACATCTGTTTGCATTCCTTATCTCAAGCAAGAATGGGGTGTTGAAGAAGTCATTACCCTTGCGGCAGATCTAGGACAAGGCGATGAATTAGCACCGATTAAACAAAAGGCTCTAGATTCAGGAGCTTCGGTTTCTCTAGTTAGAGATGTCACTAAAGAATTTGTTACAGACTATGCCTTTCCTGCGATTAAGGCAAATGCGCTTTATGAAAATCGCTATCCTTTAACTACGGCTCTAGCACGTCCTCTCATTGCCAAGATTTTGGTTGAGGCAGCCGAAGAATATGGTGCGGATGCAGTAGCCCACGGCTGTACAGGTAAGGGTAATGACCAAGTGCGATTTGATGTGTCGATCGCTGCACTTAACCCTGATATTAAGGTGCTAGCCCCCGCCCGTGAATGGGGGATGAGCCGCGAAGAGACGATCGCCTATGGTGAAAAGTTTGGGATTCCTTCCCCAGTAAAAAAATCTTCTCCTTTCAGTATTGATCGCAACCTGCTCGGACGCAGCATTGAGGCAGGTCCTCTCGAAGATGCTTGGAATGAGCCACCTGAAGAAATTTATGACTTCACCAAGGCGATCGCCGATACTCCCGATGAGCCAACCTACACCGAAATTGGTTTTGAGAAAGGGCTGCCCGTATCTCTTGATGGTCAAGCCCTTGAGCCAGTGGAATTAATCACCCAACTCAATGCGATCGCTGGCAGTAACGGCTATGGACGCATCGACATGGTAGAAAATCGTCTCGTTGGAATCAAGTCTCGCGAGATCTACGAAGCACCTGCAATGCTGGTCTTAATCCATGCTCACCGCGACCTCGAAAGTCTTGCCTTGCCATCCGACTTGGCACAGTATAAGCGCAGTGTTGAAGAAACCTACGGCAAGATCATTTATAACGGACTATGGTATAGCCCTCTCAAAGCGGCCCTTGATGCTTTTATTGATAAGAGCCAAGAGCGCGTGACAGGTGTGGTTCGCGTCAAATTCCATAAAGGTAACGCCACCATCGTTGGTCGTAAATCAGTTAATTCTCTCTACGATGAAGAATTAGCAACTTACACCAGCGCCGACCAGTTCGATCATAAAGCTGCCGAAGGCTTTATTTATGTTTGGGGTCTGCCAATCCGTGTATGGGCGCAGAAAACCAGATAA
- the ftsH gene encoding ATP-dependent zinc metalloprotease FtsH — translation MKSSWRTALLWLLPIAIIGFFGWQTLVARPAPSRPTVNAANTRIAYGRFLEYLDEHRVRKVDIFDGGRTAVIVASDPQIEGKEQRARVDLPLYAPELMDKLNEGGVDLAIYPPSNNGAIWSVLSNLVFPVALIAGLFFLFRRSNQMGGPGQAMDFGKSKARFAMDAKTGVMFDDVAGIEEAKEELQEVVTFLKKPERFTAVGAKIPKGVLLIGPPGTGKTLLAKAIAGEAGVPFFSVSGSEFVEMFVGVGASRVRDLFKKAKENAPCIIFIDEIDAVGRQRGAGIGGGNDEREQTLNQILTEMDGFEGNSGVIVIAATNRADVLDSALLRPGRFDRQIGVDPPDIKGRLQVLNVHARDKKISPEVSLEAIARRTPGFAGADLANLLNEAAILTARRRKDAMTMAEIDDAVDRIIAGLEGKALVDSRNKRLIAYHEVGHAIVGTLLKDHDPVQKVTLIPRGQAAGLTWFTPDEEQTLISRGQILARITAALGGRAAEEAVFGSAEVTTGAGGDLQQVSGMARQMVTRFGMSNIGQLALEGQSSEVFLGRSMGGGSQYSEDISAKIDQQVREIVQKCYQTALQIVYENRTAIDRVVDLLVENETLDGDEFRRIISEYTSVPVKERFVPQI, via the coding sequence ATGAAATCCTCTTGGAGAACTGCACTGCTGTGGTTACTGCCCATAGCGATAATTGGCTTTTTTGGCTGGCAGACATTAGTTGCTCGTCCTGCCCCTAGTCGTCCAACGGTGAATGCAGCAAACACCCGCATCGCCTATGGAAGATTTCTTGAGTATCTTGATGAACATCGAGTACGCAAGGTCGATATTTTTGATGGTGGTCGCACGGCAGTAATTGTAGCAAGCGATCCCCAAATTGAGGGCAAAGAGCAACGCGCTAGAGTTGACTTGCCACTATATGCCCCAGAATTGATGGACAAACTCAATGAAGGTGGCGTGGATTTAGCAATTTATCCACCTAGCAACAATGGCGCGATCTGGAGTGTTCTTAGCAATTTAGTTTTCCCAGTCGCTTTAATCGCAGGTTTATTTTTCCTATTCCGTCGTTCCAATCAAATGGGCGGTCCTGGACAAGCTATGGACTTTGGTAAGTCTAAGGCGCGTTTTGCTATGGATGCCAAGACAGGCGTAATGTTTGACGATGTTGCTGGCATTGAAGAAGCTAAGGAAGAACTACAGGAAGTTGTTACTTTCTTGAAAAAACCTGAACGCTTTACTGCCGTGGGCGCAAAAATTCCTAAGGGCGTTTTGTTGATTGGTCCTCCCGGAACTGGTAAAACCTTACTTGCCAAAGCGATCGCTGGTGAAGCTGGCGTACCTTTCTTCTCCGTATCAGGTTCTGAGTTCGTGGAAATGTTCGTTGGCGTTGGCGCATCCCGTGTCCGTGACTTGTTCAAGAAGGCTAAGGAAAATGCACCTTGCATTATCTTTATCGATGAAATTGATGCGGTCGGTCGTCAGCGTGGCGCTGGTATCGGTGGCGGTAATGACGAGCGCGAACAAACCCTCAACCAAATCCTCACGGAAATGGATGGTTTTGAAGGTAACTCTGGTGTCATCGTGATTGCGGCAACTAACCGCGCTGATGTCCTTGACTCCGCACTGTTACGTCCCGGTCGATTCGATCGCCAAATCGGTGTTGATCCACCTGATATCAAAGGTCGTTTGCAAGTTCTTAACGTTCATGCCCGTGACAAAAAGATTAGCCCTGAAGTTTCCCTAGAAGCGATCGCTCGTCGTACCCCCGGTTTTGCGGGTGCTGACCTTGCTAACTTACTTAATGAGGCTGCAATTCTCACTGCTCGTCGTCGTAAGGATGCGATGACTATGGCGGAAATTGATGATGCCGTAGACAGAATCATTGCTGGCTTAGAAGGTAAGGCTCTCGTCGATAGCCGTAACAAACGCTTGATTGCCTATCACGAAGTTGGTCATGCGATCGTGGGTACATTACTCAAAGATCATGATCCAGTTCAAAAAGTTACCCTCATTCCTAGAGGTCAAGCGGCTGGTTTGACATGGTTCACTCCCGATGAAGAACAAACCCTGATCTCCCGTGGTCAAATCCTTGCTCGCATCACGGCGGCCCTCGGTGGACGCGCTGCGGAAGAAGCAGTATTCGGTTCTGCGGAGGTAACTACTGGTGCGGGTGGTGACTTACAACAGGTAAGCGGCATGGCGCGTCAGATGGTGACAAGATTTGGTATGTCAAATATTGGTCAACTTGCCCTCGAAGGTCAAAGCTCGGAGGTATTCCTCGGACGTAGCATGGGTGGCGGATCGCAATATTCTGAAGATATTTCGGCAAAGATCGATCAACAAGTTCGTGAAATCGTGCAGAAATGCTATCAAACGGCTCTGCAAATCGTGTATGAAAATCGCACAGCGATTGATCGCGTAGTCGATCTGCTAGTTGAGAATGAAACTCTCGATGGTGATGAATTCCGTCGCATCATCTCTGAGTACACATCCGTTCCTGTAAAAGAACGCTTTGTCCCTCAAATTTAA
- a CDS encoding PH domain-containing protein, which translates to MTKVPLHEERILFKGHPAVIGSVTRLMISVFTLGIGALWFWLKSINTQYLITSQRIVIETGIFSRAIETLEIYQIDDIHLEKPLNQRIMGSGNMLLITRDLSAPKILLERLPIDVRELYEQMRPCIQEARFRFRVRDEENPREYS; encoded by the coding sequence ATGACAAAAGTTCCTTTACATGAAGAACGCATTCTGTTTAAAGGTCATCCTGCTGTAATTGGTAGTGTGACTAGATTAATGATTTCTGTGTTTACTTTAGGAATTGGAGCGCTTTGGTTTTGGCTAAAATCGATCAATACGCAATATTTAATTACTTCACAGCGAATTGTGATCGAAACTGGGATCTTTTCGAGAGCGATCGAGACCTTAGAAATTTATCAAATTGATGACATCCATCTTGAAAAGCCATTAAATCAAAGGATTATGGGTAGTGGCAATATGCTCTTGATTACCCGCGATCTATCAGCTCCAAAAATATTATTAGAACGCTTACCCATAGATGTCAGGGAACTATACGAGCAGATGCGTCCATGTATTCAAGAGGCGAGATTTCGTTTTCGTGTCCGTGATGAAGAAAACCCAAGAGAGTATAGCTAG
- a CDS encoding 1,9-bis(guanidino)-5-aza-nonane synthase, with protein sequence MKRELLKQTVEHIDIKAFDVVGLVDAMANTAFQGRNLGRAARIYDNMIQDKDCAIILCLAGSLFSAGLKGVIYDLIVNNMVDMIVSTGANIVDQDFFEALGFRHYVGDTFADDTVLRENAIDRIYDTYIDEDELRVCDMTIAEIANSLPPRAYSSREFIHEMGAYLDKNAKNRHSVVLAAYEHQIPIFVPAFSDCSAGFGLVHHQWNSPEEHVSIDSVKDFRELTQCKLASPHTGLFMIGGGVPKNFAQDTVVAAELLGFDAAMHKYAVQITVADERDGALSGSTLKEAHSWGKVDIVQEQMVFSEATVALPLIAGYVYGKKNWCDRAPRHLAQVFNKPSVNAFSSIPTPVSV encoded by the coding sequence ATGAAACGCGAACTACTTAAACAGACTGTTGAACATATTGACATCAAGGCTTTTGATGTTGTGGGATTGGTTGATGCTATGGCAAATACCGCTTTTCAAGGTCGTAATCTTGGACGTGCTGCCCGTATCTATGACAACATGATCCAAGACAAGGACTGTGCAATCATCCTATGTTTAGCAGGTTCTTTATTTAGTGCAGGACTTAAGGGAGTCATCTACGATCTGATCGTCAACAACATGGTAGACATGATTGTCTCTACAGGCGCAAATATCGTTGATCAAGACTTCTTTGAGGCTCTCGGCTTCCGTCACTATGTGGGTGATACCTTTGCAGACGATACTGTACTCCGCGAAAATGCGATCGATCGCATCTATGACACCTACATCGACGAAGACGAACTGCGCGTTTGCGACATGACGATCGCCGAAATTGCGAATTCTCTTCCTCCTCGTGCTTACTCCTCTCGCGAATTCATCCATGAAATGGGTGCATATCTAGATAAGAATGCCAAGAATCGCCACTCCGTCGTTTTGGCAGCTTATGAGCATCAAATTCCTATCTTCGTTCCTGCCTTTAGCGATTGTTCCGCAGGTTTTGGCTTAGTGCATCATCAGTGGAACTCTCCCGAAGAGCATGTCAGCATTGACTCTGTAAAAGACTTCCGTGAACTCACTCAGTGCAAGTTGGCAAGCCCTCACACTGGTCTATTCATGATCGGTGGTGGTGTTCCCAAGAACTTTGCTCAAGATACTGTAGTTGCTGCTGAATTGCTCGGTTTTGATGCAGCAATGCATAAGTATGCAGTCCAAATTACCGTTGCTGACGAACGTGACGGTGCTCTATCGGGTTCTACTTTGAAGGAAGCACATTCTTGGGGTAAGGTAGATATCGTTCAAGAGCAGATGGTGTTCTCAGAAGCAACTGTAGCTCTACCTCTGATTGCAGGCTATGTTTATGGTAAGAAGAACTGGTGCGATCGCGCTCCTCGCCATTTAGCCCAAGTTTTCAACAAGCCATCTGTTAACGCTTTCAGCAGTATCCCTACCCCTGTTAGCGTATAG
- a CDS encoding HNH endonuclease: MAKVLVLNASYEPLNITNWQRAIVLVIKGKAEQVEHNGKMVYPGMPLPSVIRMLQYVSIPYKEIPLTRRNILHRDAHSCQYCGYTGDGLTLDHVLPRSRGGADSWDNIITACVRCNVKKGNRTPKEASMPLKKQPRRPHSGLHFEVTKYLRSGNHDEWQKYIIH; this comes from the coding sequence ATGGCAAAAGTCCTTGTACTAAACGCATCCTATGAGCCGCTGAACATTACCAATTGGCAGCGTGCAATTGTGTTGGTCATAAAAGGTAAAGCGGAACAAGTCGAACATAATGGCAAGATGGTCTACCCCGGAATGCCCTTGCCCAGCGTGATCCGAATGTTGCAATATGTCAGCATTCCCTACAAAGAAATTCCCCTCACTCGCCGCAATATTCTCCATCGCGATGCCCATTCCTGTCAGTACTGTGGATATACTGGCGATGGTTTGACCCTTGATCATGTACTACCGCGATCGCGTGGTGGTGCTGATAGTTGGGACAATATTATTACGGCCTGTGTGCGTTGCAATGTCAAGAAAGGCAATCGCACTCCTAAGGAGGCATCAATGCCTCTAAAAAAACAACCCCGTCGCCCCCATAGTGGCTTGCATTTTGAAGTAACCAAATATTTGCGATCAGGCAATCACGATGAATGGCAAAAATACATTATTCACTAA